The Candidatus Saccharimonadales bacterium nucleotide sequence CGCGGCTTGGCGTTGATATGCTGACCCTTAATGCGGGGAAGATGTATGGTCCAAAACAAGTTGGCCTTCTTTGGGCAGCAAGTCATGTCCGGCTTCAGCCGCAAATTGTTGGCGGTGGACAGGAGCGAGGGCTACGAAGTGGAACCGAAAACGTTGCTGGTGTGATCGGATTTGCGAAAGCATTTGCGCTCGTTGATCGTCACCGAAAAACAGAAGTTGAGCGACTCTCAAAACTACGGGACACGTTAGAGGAAAAGCTAACGAACACATTTCCAGAAGCGGTCATTTCAGGTTACCAAAAAAAGCGGCTAGCAGGACATCTTCACATTTCATTTCCAGGTATCGATGCTGAGCGTCTTGTATTTGGCCTTGAAGCACGCGGTGTACTCGTTGCAACAGGTAGTGCCTGCGCTGCAAATAAAGGGACACGTTCACATGTGCTTACTGCCATCGGTCTTGATCCAACAGTCGCAGATGGAAGTCTGAGACTCACATTTGGCCATCTATCGACAGAAGAAAATACCGAGGCTGCAACGTTGATTCTTATCGATGTGATTGCTACTGAATATAAGAGGCTAGCAAAATGATAAAAGGACTTATTTTAAGCGCCGTTTTGTTTGCGGTTATCGCTTTTAGCCTCAGTGCGTACCTTGCACCTGATGATC carries:
- a CDS encoding cysteine desulfurase family protein, whose amino-acid sequence is MSTDTIYLDHAAATPMDERVHAAMQPYFSELFYNPSSPYSPAIAVRRDYEEAKHTIAGIIGAKPDELVMTAGATESINLAFGAVTGHVITANIEHHAVLAAARTHDHTIIAADERGTISPESVKQAIRPETELVSIATANNELGTVQSLRDIAAVIHQEREKRLEAGNHTPIYLHTDASQGAGQLDITVARLGVDMLTLNAGKMYGPKQVGLLWAASHVRLQPQIVGGGQERGLRSGTENVAGVIGFAKAFALVDRHRKTEVERLSKLRDTLEEKLTNTFPEAVISGYQKKRLAGHLHISFPGIDAERLVFGLEARGVLVATGSACAANKGTRSHVLTAIGLDPTVADGSLRLTFGHLSTEENTEAATLILIDVIATEYKRLAK